The following DNA comes from Candidatus Omnitrophota bacterium.
CATAGTTTTACCGCTACCAGGCGGCCCAAGCAAGATAATGTTATGCCCTCCTGATACAGCTACTTCCATAGCTCTTTTAGCAAAATATTGGCCTTTGACTTCAGAAAAATCTACGCTGTAATCCGTTTTGTCTTTTAAGATCTTCCCAATTTCTAATTTAAAAGGCGCTCTAAAAGTTGAGTCTGCTAAAAATTGCACAACTTCATTTAGGCTCTTTAGTGGCCAGACAGATATTTCCGGGACGATTCCTGCCTCTTTGGCATTTTCTTCAGGAAGGATAAGATTTTTTACAGGAAAGTTTGCCATGTTTAAGCTTATGGCTAAGACTCCATGCACCGGCCTTAGCTGTCCATCAAGCGATAATTCTCCCAGAAAGGAGTAATCTTTAAGAAGGTTGCCGTTAATTTGTCCGGTTGCCGCCAGTATCCCTAAGGCAATTGCCAGGTCAAAACAAGCTCCCTCTTTTTTAATATTGGATGGAGCCAGATTCACTGTTATTCTCTGTGCCGGCCACTGAAATCCTGAATTTTTGATTGCCGAGCGCACCCTTTCTTTACTTTCCTTAATTGCCGTATCTGCCAGGCCAACCAAGGTTACTTGGGGTAACCCTTTGGTAACATCGATTTCTATTTCAACTGGATAGGCCTCTAGGCCCAGAAGGCCAAAACTATAAGTTTTTGAGATCATTTTGTGCTCCTTTCTAAAGCAATAGACGCGAGAAATCCGGTAATCTAACTTAAAATTCCATTTAAAATCAAGGGGACGGTTCTCTTTTTTAAGAGAACCGTCCCCTTGATTTTCGGTAGAAAATAGCTTGCTTTTTAAGTGCAGAATTATATAATATACACTTATGAGTAAGGATATAGCTAAGAACATTGCGCTTATCTTATTGCTGTCTGTTGCTGTTTTTAGCATGGTTAAGTATATGAGTGAATTTAAGGCAAGGTATGCTCTTCAAGATAGCCTGGCGCAAGCCCAAGACCAGATTAGCGCGCTAGCGCAAGAGAGACAAAACCTATTGCAAGAGCTGGGGAAAGAGAAAGAGCTTAAAGATCAGTTGGCGCAAAAAAACAAAAACTTCAAGAATTATTTAAGGGCAAGTAAAAACAGGATTACGCGCCTTTTTCATGATAATACCGCCACCAAAAATAATCTTGAAGGGTTAAATATTAAGTTTTCTATATTAAAAGCCGAAAATCGAGCGCTTATTGAGGAGCGTAAGCGTGTTAATTTAGAAAATGAGCGGTTAAAATTAAAATGGAGTTCTTTGCTTGAGTTAAAAAAGGGTATTCAAGAATTAAAAACTAAGGATCGTAAAGCTCTCGGTTTGTTAACTGGAGGTAACCAGGGGTTTTTGCTTAAAGATGGCCGCTCAACTGCTTTAGAAAAGGTTAAGATAGAAGTTGTTCCTGCCCAAACCAAAGAATAATGAAAGATTTTTTCGCGCAGATATATAGTAATAAGATCCTGATGACTACTATTTCAGCCTGGTTGATTGCCCAGACGATTAAGGTGGCTATTGGGGTTTTCCGCAAGAAAAGGTTTGATTTTCGCTTATTTATCGGAAGTGGAGGTATGCCTTCTGCGCATGCTGCAGGTGCCTCATGTTTAGGAATCAGCGTAGGGATGGCATGTGGGTTTGATAGCGTTTATTTTGCTCTTGCTTTTGCTTTCGCCATCGTGGTGATGTTTGATGCCCAAGGTGTCCGTCGTTCCACCGGTAAACAGGCGGGTATTTTAAATAAGATTATGGACGATATATATTGGCAGGGCAAGATCCAAGAATTGCGCTTGCGTGAACTTATCGGGCACACTCCGGTTGAAGTAATTATGGGGATGCTTTTAGGTATTGTTATTGCTTTGGTATCCTATTCAAGATAAAAATACAAGCAGTGGACGTTTAAGCGCCCGCTACTTAAAATAAGGGGGGCTCAAGTTGAATAAAAAATATTTAATCATAATTATAGCAATAGTAGGTGTAATCGGTGCCCTTGTTGTTTTAGGGTTAAAGAGGGTAAATAACAAAACCTCTTTTATCGGTAGTTCAAGCGTACGTAATCTGTTGAACCAGGCGCGCCAACTTGAGGCCAAAGGTAGCCTGCTTGAAGCCAAATTATTATATCAAAAGCTGGTTAATGATTTTCCGGAATCCCCGAATGTAGCGGATTTGCAGAGGAAAGCTGAAGAGATAAATATTAAATTATTATTTTCACCTACCATTACTCCCAAGAGCATATCCTATCAGATAAAACCCGGTGATACCCTGGATAAGATTGCGCGCCTATATAAAACTACCACTGAATTGATTATGAAAAGCAATAATATTAGCGGTTCACTTATTATTCCGGGCCGCAAAATCAAGGTTTGGAATGCGCCTTTTAGTATCTTAGTCAATAAATCCCAGAATATACTTTTGTTTAAAAGCGATGAGGAAATATTTAAAACATATATTGTATCTACTGGTAAAAATAACTGTTCACCGGTTGGCACATTTAAAATTGTCAATAAGCTAGCTAATCCTACCTGGTTTAGGGCCGGTGCAATAGTACCGGCGCAAAGCCCGGAGAATGTATTGGGCACGCGTTGGATGGGATTTGACTTGGCAGGTTATGGTATTCATGGAACCACTGAGCCTAAAGAGCTTGGCAAGCAGGTGACACAAGGATGCGTACGGCTGAACAATTCTGATGTTGAAGAGCTCTATAGCATTATTCCTGTTGGAACCGAAGTTACAATAATCGATTAATCACTATGGCCGGATTAGATTTTGAAAAACCTATTTCAGAATTAGAGAAAAAGATTCAGGAGCTTGAGTCTTTTATGTCTGAGAAGAAGATTGATTTGTCTTTGGAGATCAAAAAGCTTCAAGAGAAGTTAGGGCATTTAAAAAAAGATACCTATACTAATCTTAGCGCCTGGCAAAAAGTACAGCTTGCCCGACATCCCCTGCGGCCTTACACTTTAGATTATATCAATATGATTATGACGGATTTTGTGGAGCTGCATGGTGATAGGCTCTTTAGCGATGATAAGGCGATGGTTTGCGGTTTAGCCAAGCTTGATGGAAAAAAAGTTATGGTTATCGGCCATCAGAAAGGCCGCGATACAAAAGAAAATTTAAAACGAAATTTTGGTTGTGCGCATCCTGAAGGTTATCGTAAGGCTTTGCGCGTAATGCAAATGGCCCAGGAGTTTAATTTACCGATAGTAATTTTTATTGATACGCCCGGGGCATATCCGGGGATTGGAGCCGAGGAAAGGGGGCAATCACATGCGATTGCGCTTAATTTGCGGGAGATGGTTTGTATCAGCACTCCAATTATGGCGATTGTAATTGGGGAAGGTGGTTCAGGTGGGGCTCTTGGCGTTGGGGTAGCGGATCGGGTGGCGGTTTTAGAGAATTCATATTATTCGGTTATCTCTCCGGAAGGTTGCGCGGCAATTCTTTGGAAAGACGGATCAAAGGCTCCTCAAGCAGCGCAGGTCCTAAAACTTACAGGAAGCGATCTTTTAAAGATGGGCGTTATTGATGAAGTAATCCCTGAGCCTTTAGGCGGCGCCCACCGCGATGCGCAAAAAACCGCTTTGAATATAAAAGAAGCAATTCTAAGGAATTTTAAAGAATTAGCGCCTTTGGAAAAAGAAGAATTGCTCAAATTAAGGTACAAGAAGTTTAGGTCGATGGGTGTTGTCGGATGATTGAACAGGAACTGATCCTATTAGGCCTGTTGCGTCAGAGTCCAAAGCACGGTTATGAGATTAAAGTCAAAGCACGGGAAATTCTCTCCTCTTTTGCTGGTGTCCAGCTAAAATCAATATACTATCCTTTAAGAATCCTAGAAAAAAAAGGCCTGCTTAGAAAACAAGCCGATAAAACAGGTTCAAGGCCAAGACGTTTTGTCTATGGCCTTACCGATAATGGTAAAAAGCGTTTTGAGATGCTGCTTAATAAGAACCTTCTAGATTTTACCCGGCCGCAGTTTACCCTTGATTTGAGTTTATACTTTCTTGACTTTTTAAAGCCCGCACTTGCCCGCCGTAGATTAAAGAAAAGGCTGGAAATTTTAGGTAAAATATCAAGTGGTATAGAAAAAATGCTTGGTTCCAGGCCATTAAAAGACTCTTTAGCGCTTACCCGGATCATGGAACACAACCTTTGTTTATTGCGCGCCGAATCGCTATTTCTTAGCTGCCTTCTTAAGAAAATATAAAAAATACTCATATTAACCCCCTTTCCCGATTAACCTGGAAACTGTTTCCAGGTTAAAGAGGAAACAGTTTTGCCTTCCTGTTATTTTATCAGGCTTAAAATATGTTGAAAATACTATAGTTAGAACAATTAAAAATTTATTTTTAATTCCCCAATTTTTATCCACCACAAATTACCAGTTATCATAAATCCCCGTCGGTAAAATTCATAAAAAAAGTAAAATAGTGCTTGACAAGAGGTATTATTTTTTATATCATTTGATATACAATATAGTATTTACTATAATATGCTATATTTAAAAGCAGATAAATTTAAAAATTCTTTTAGTGGAGGGAATAATGATGGCTAAAACATTGATCTCGCCGGCTGAGATAAGCAAGATTCACAATATCTCCTATCAAACAATAAACTATTATACAAACCTTGGGCTTCTGATGGTCAAAAAAAGGAATGCGAATAACCGCCTTTATAATTCCCGACAAGTGAGCGCCTGTCTTAAGAAAGTCACCAGTTTAAAGAGCCAAGGCTATTCTTTGAAACTTATCTGTGATTTATTAAGAAAGGGTTAAATGAGTTACTATGCCGCTTTAGGCTTAAAAAAAGAGCCGTTTTCCAACAGCCCCGACCCGGAGTTCTTTTACGAGGCTAATGAACATAAGGCGGCATTGATGCGTCTTTTGGTTGAAATTCGGCTGCGCCGCGGCTTAAGCGTTATTCTGGGTGATGTGGGTGTTGGCAAGACTACTTTATCACGCAAGCTTTTCCAGATGCTTAAAGAACGCCCCGATATACTTTTTTATATGATTATGGATCCGACTGCCCAAAGTGAGGACCTTTTTCTTGAATCATTGGTGCGTACATTTAATATCCAGGACCAGATTCAAAAGGACTCAAGTATTTTGGATTATAAAGAAGCTATTAAGAAGCATCTTTTTCAGAAAGGGGTTGAAGAGAATAAGACTATTGTTTTGGTTGTGGATGAGGCGCAGAAATTGAATGCCGAATCACTGGAAATTTTACGGGTCTTGCTAAATTATGAAACAAATGAATTCAAATTACTGCAGTTAGTTCTTTTTTCACAGCTGGAGCTTCTGCCTAGGATTAAAGAGATAAAGAATTTTTTTGACCGTATAGTGCTTAAATATGTGATTAATCCTCTGGATGAGTATGAAACGCGGGATTTGATAGGTTTTCGGCTTAAGCATTCAGGATTTAATTCAGAGTTAAAACTCTTTACGGATGAAGCAGTTAGCGAAATCCAGCGTTATAGCCAGGGTTATCCGCGCAGGATAAATCTTATTTGCCACAATGCATTAAGGAATTTGATCACGAGTAATAAAACGGTTATCGATGGAGCGTTGATCCGTGACTTGATTGCAAGGAATGCGGTGTAATTATGGATAAGCAGACTTCCGATGAGAGGTTGCTTAAGCTTATTGAGGGCAATGGAGGGCCTAAGGATAAGCAAGTTATTACTCCGAAAATAAAAAAGGCCTCAGGCAACCTTATATCCGGAAAATTAGATTTTCTTTGGTTAAAATCAAAAGTTAAGGATCTAAAGGTTAACCTTCTTTATCTAAACAAAGGGTTAATTGGCCTGGGGATTTTGTTAACGCTTATATTTTTATATACTATTTTTAGCGCTCCAATGGCCCCTAAATCTAATGCCGATTTTATTTCTCGGGCGGATGTATCTACGGTAATAAAATCAATATCTACGGGAGAGGGACAGGAATTGATAAGAAAAGATATTTTAAATCAGACCATCAAGAGGGATTTTTTTATTCCTTTTGATTCCAAAAGTGCCAACTATCCGCAAGATGAAGGCCCGGATTTGACAGAAGAATTTAAAACCTTAAAACTTGTCGGTATCATTTGGTCACAAAACCCTGAAATAATGGTTGAGGATTCCAAAGATTCCAGAACTTATACTTTAAAAAAAGGGGAATTTTTTAATG
Coding sequences within:
- a CDS encoding divergent PAP2 family protein, which gives rise to MKDFFAQIYSNKILMTTISAWLIAQTIKVAIGVFRKKRFDFRLFIGSGGMPSAHAAGASCLGISVGMACGFDSVYFALAFAFAIVVMFDAQGVRRSTGKQAGILNKIMDDIYWQGKIQELRLRELIGHTPVEVIMGMLLGIVIALVSYSR
- a CDS encoding L,D-transpeptidase family protein, producing MNKKYLIIIIAIVGVIGALVVLGLKRVNNKTSFIGSSSVRNLLNQARQLEAKGSLLEAKLLYQKLVNDFPESPNVADLQRKAEEINIKLLFSPTITPKSISYQIKPGDTLDKIARLYKTTTELIMKSNNISGSLIIPGRKIKVWNAPFSILVNKSQNILLFKSDEEIFKTYIVSTGKNNCSPVGTFKIVNKLANPTWFRAGAIVPAQSPENVLGTRWMGFDLAGYGIHGTTEPKELGKQVTQGCVRLNNSDVEELYSIIPVGTEVTIID
- a CDS encoding MerR family transcriptional regulator, with the translated sequence MMAKTLISPAEISKIHNISYQTINYYTNLGLLMVKKRNANNRLYNSRQVSACLKKVTSLKSQGYSLKLICDLLRKG
- a CDS encoding AAA family ATPase, whose amino-acid sequence is MSYYAALGLKKEPFSNSPDPEFFYEANEHKAALMRLLVEIRLRRGLSVILGDVGVGKTTLSRKLFQMLKERPDILFYMIMDPTAQSEDLFLESLVRTFNIQDQIQKDSSILDYKEAIKKHLFQKGVEENKTIVLVVDEAQKLNAESLEILRVLLNYETNEFKLLQLVLFSQLELLPRIKEIKNFFDRIVLKYVINPLDEYETRDLIGFRLKHSGFNSELKLFTDEAVSEIQRYSQGYPRRINLICHNALRNLITSNKTVIDGALIRDLIARNAV
- a CDS encoding acetyl-CoA carboxylase carboxyltransferase subunit alpha, with translation MAGLDFEKPISELEKKIQELESFMSEKKIDLSLEIKKLQEKLGHLKKDTYTNLSAWQKVQLARHPLRPYTLDYINMIMTDFVELHGDRLFSDDKAMVCGLAKLDGKKVMVIGHQKGRDTKENLKRNFGCAHPEGYRKALRVMQMAQEFNLPIVIFIDTPGAYPGIGAEERGQSHAIALNLREMVCISTPIMAIVIGEGGSGGALGVGVADRVAVLENSYYSVISPEGCAAILWKDGSKAPQAAQVLKLTGSDLLKMGVIDEVIPEPLGGAHRDAQKTALNIKEAILRNFKELAPLEKEELLKLRYKKFRSMGVVG
- a CDS encoding PadR family transcriptional regulator, giving the protein MIEQELILLGLLRQSPKHGYEIKVKAREILSSFAGVQLKSIYYPLRILEKKGLLRKQADKTGSRPRRFVYGLTDNGKKRFEMLLNKNLLDFTRPQFTLDLSLYFLDFLKPALARRRLKKRLEILGKISSGIEKMLGSRPLKDSLALTRIMEHNLCLLRAESLFLSCLLKKI